The sequence TTGACCAAAAAGTATTTCCAAATCCTTTTGGCTTAGGTGGATATGACGATTGGAAATTCCGATGGGTACATAAGCCTCTTCCCCATTGCCATTTATCCTTTTGACCACTTCTTCTACAACTTTTTTTATGATAACTCTTTCATCTACGGTCAAACTTTTTTCCTCCTTATTAGGGTTATGAGTTAATCCCTAGTAATTTTTGAGGCAACACAATAATAGCTTTCAAGGCGATTAGGAAGGTTAGTTTCTAATCACCTTGAATTTTTTTTATAAGGTTTTTGGTAAAATCTTCTCTGTATCAGCGTTGGGTCTTGGAATAACATGAATTGAAACAAGCTCTCCAACTTTTTCTGCAGCTGCAGCTCCTGCATCGGTTGCTGCCTTAACAGCACCAACATCACCTCTAACCATAACAGTCACAAGACCTGATCCAATTTTTTCATAACCTACTAAAGTTACGTTAGCAGCCTTTGTCATTGCATCTGCCGCTTCAATGGCTCCTACTAAGCCTTTGGTTTCAATCATTCCTAATGCGTCACCCATTGTTTATTCCTCCTTTAGTTCTTCGTAGTGTATACAAAGGGTCCGAAGTTCACCCTTTTCCCTTGGACATTTAGGATCTTTACATAAGTTACAGGTTTCTGTAGAGATTTCAGTGGTAGATTCTAACTCTTCTACCTCTACTACCTCTTCTTGTACTTTTGTTTCTTCTTTTTCATCAACTATATCTTCCATGGTCTCTTCTATAGCTTCTTCTTCCACATCTACTTTATTTTCTTCAAGCTGTTCTACTGCTACTGTCGTTTGTTCTTTTACTTTTGGATTGTTGTCTTTTTTTTTGGTCTCTTTTACTGTCTTCTCTTCCTTGACCTCTTCTTTAAGTTGAGGTTGACTATATCCCACTGTCTCATTGGTCAAAATAATCTTTGTAATTTCATCATGAGGTCTAGGAATAATCTGTCTACTCCAAACACTGGTAACCTTTTCAGCAGCTGCACAACCTGCTTCAACAGCTGCTTTCACTGCTCCAACATCGCCCTCAAGCTTGATGGTAACCATACCACCTCCTTTGGATAACTCATATCCCAGTAAGCTTACATTAGCTGATTTAAGAGCTGTATCTGCAGCTTCTATAGCAGCAGCCAAACCTACGGTTTCTATTAGACCTAAGGCGAGTCTTGGCAAAGTCTACACCTCCCTTTTATCACTTTTGTTCAAGTTCAAAGCAATTAAAACTTCTATAACCTTGTTCTTTATTAACTCAATTTCTGCATCAGAAACATTATTATGACCTTTATCCTCAAGGGGTATCTGTTCTTCTCTTTCTTTATCAAGATCCTTGAAGGGAAGTCCTTTCACCAGTCGCGCACCATTGGCACCTAACGCCCTTAAAGTAGTTTTATGATCTGATATTTTGCTTTTAAATAGAGGTTGGTCACTATTAAGCTTTAAATAGTGTAGTATGACATCCCCTTCTTCACCTATACCGATACCAACACCAAGTTGGGATTCCTCGGACGCGAAGCAAGCTAAATCCAATGCTGAGCTTGATTCCCTTATATCTGTATGGTAGGGGACTCCTTCTTCTTCAATACCAAATAGAATATCGCAAATCAAAGAGGAGTCTACCTGTTGATGACAATAAACATGAACAGATGGTATCTTGTTTCCACTACCTACTTTCACTATTTATCGCACCCTTCTTCAGCCGCTATAATAAGTCCAGTTGCCACGGCGTTTCTCGGACCTTCTGTACCACGTATGTTACCCCTACCAGCCACTACCCCGTATTGAGATAGGGCATCTGTTACCAGCTGGGGTATTTCAAAATCTAGTGCTGACCCACCTACCAAAACAACAAATTCTATATCACGGATATTCCCTGTGGGGCAAACCATACTTAAAGCCCTTAAAGCATTGGTCACAAAAACCTTTTCTTTAGCAGACTTTCGTATGAACTTTATCCTTTCGATGGACTGTTGCCCTGGGATAGGTATCATATTACCTTCTTTCAAAATTACCACCCTGGCGAACACACTGGCATCCAGGGGCTTTTGGTAAAACTCCACTGTTCCATCTTCATGTCGGATATGGAATAGACTTTCAACTTTTGCAAGGGGGTATTTTTTAATATCCTCTGCCAAGGCAAAATCCTCTAATCCCAGCTCGGAATTGATCAATAGAGTAACCATATTTCCAGCACCAGCCAAATGTATGGAGCTAATTTTCCCCTCTTTATTGACTATGGAAGCATCTGTTGAGCCTGCCCCCATATCTAGGATAGCTAAGGGTTTATTACTTCCCGGTGTAGTTAAAGCTCCACGTATGGCCATGTCAGCTTCCACTCCACCGACTTCTACATCAATTTGTATCTCTTTTTGAAGTTCATCTGCTATCATCTTCATTTGAAGTTTATCTGCCTTAACCATGGCTGCAATACCAACGGCATTTTCCATGGAGAACTCTTCAGCAAGTCCACCCTTTACTTTTTGAGGTACAAAGGTATCCACAGCAAGCATATCTTGAATTTTTATGTCATGGGGATGTTGTTTAGTAAGCTCTGACATCACATGTCTTACCCTTTCAAGCATCCCTCCTGCATTTGTTCCAGGCTCACCCTTGATATCTTCAATGGGATTTGAAGCCTTAATAACATCCATAATCCTACTTGCTCCCTCATCAACATCTACAGATGCTCTTCGCTTCTCACCTATGATGTGGATCTGCCCTGCCGGTATACGTCGTTCTTGTACGTCACCCTTCGGTGTTTTGATAACTACAGCTGAACGATTGCCAATTAAAGCTCTTGCAATGGGAACTATTAACTTAGTTTCATCACTTGTCAGTTCAAAAACCGTAGCAACACCATAGGGATTTGCCAAAACTTCCACAACTCCACCAGGCGGAGCCACTTCGATGGCTGACTTCATGCCCACTGGAACCTTTTCTAGCAAACTCACTTCATCCACTATGGGTATGATATGCTTTAAGCGATTGTTGATTAGGACACCATCATCCCTTTGAACTATGGCACCCTGCACTTTTATACCTTTTTCAACTGCCCTGTTAATAATATTGGCAGCATCCTCAAAATCAATTTCTTTGCCTATCAAAGCAATAACTTGTTCGTTAAAGCTTTGCTTTTCTAGATCCTTTATTCTAACTGTTATCCCTATGCCCAACCCAAGTCCCCCTGGAGTGGAGGGGTTGTGGCCAATCATCGTTGACTCAGTGATTATAGTCTCAGTGATGGTTTCCATGGCTACATCCCCAATAACAGGAGCTGCTTCGTTAATCCTGACAAGATCTAGATCTTCTATTTTGAGGTTACATTTGTCTAAAGCCTTTTTCAGTGAAGCAAATGCACCATGTATATTCTTTCGAGTTCCTTTAATTCCAGTTGTTTCAACTATACCGCTGGATAAAAAGTCAACTTTCCCTTTAGATACATGGGCAAGTGCTACTTCTGTTGTTGCATTTCCAATATCAATACCTGCAATCAGCTTCATATCGTGTCCCTCCTGGCCTTGTTAAGTCCAAGAATATTAGTCCTGTCTTAATCTATTTCTTCCTTCGTAAACCACAGCTGCTTCTTTAACAAATGCAGCATTGATTTTCGCGTTGTACTTTGTTTCTAGTTCCTGTGCAATTTCAAAAAGTTCCTCTTTAGTTGAACGGTAAGGTCTAAGGGCATTATATATTTCAAGGATTCTTTCATCTGGCACAGCAATTAGTTCAGCAGCTCTTCTTAAATTTCTAGCAAATGCCTCACGTCCTATGGAGTCAGCAACTTGTGCTTGAAGTTCTAAGGTCTCTGGTGAAATACGAACATCCGTTGCCTTTATCTCTCCGTTTAACACACTATTTAATGTTATATCCTCTAAGGTTTTACCTGTAGGAGTTTTTAAGAGCTCAGGTCTTTTTGTTGCCAATGGATAATCGTCTTTAGCATTGACAGTACCACTTGGCTTAACTGAAGTTTTCTGTTCATTTCCTGTGGTGCTTCCTCCCATGGAAGCCATAACTTCTTTTACTATTTGCTCAATTAGCTGTTGATTCATTCCATTCACCTCCGATTAATTGAACTTTACTTCATATTCAACAGGCTTGCTACCCATATTTACATGTTCTGTCTCTTTGATATGCAAAAGTGCTGCTTTAGCTTGAAACTTTGGTCTAGCCATTTGGTCATTTCTAGTTGGTACTGGATTAGGTGATTCACCTTTTGCATATTTAGCTGCATTTTTACCTATTGCTCTAAATGTATCTAAGTCTAAAAGCGGTGCTTGAGGGAATAACTCTAAGTTGCTCAGGGGTAATAGGTCTTTCTGATGGATAACGGTAGTCCCTTTAGACTGAATACCTATACCTACTCCTGATCCACTTATTTTTGCACCATCATGGGCAATAAAGGCTACATCAGAAGTTCTAAGAACTCTTACTACTCTAGCCTTAAGACCTTCCTCTTCAATTCCAGCAATTACTTGCCTTAATACATCGTGATGTGGAATATCTACTATTGTTTTAGTTTGATATTTATTAAAAGCAGGTGCTACAGCAATGACAACTTCATCGTTTCTTGTACCCGCTGAAGCAGTACCCTTTTCAATAAATTCTAATTTACTACTTGAATTATGGGTCACTGTCTCACTTGCCACTTGTTTATCTTCTAAATTGAAACCTTTTAAAACTTCCTCAATAACTTCACGGATCAATTTTTCATTAATGGCCATATGTTTTCCACCCCTTCCTTAACGAATATCTTCAGGCTTTATAGCGTTGGCGATATTTTTAATTTCATCCCATCTTTGGTCACTAATAACGTAACCAGTTTGAGGACCACGATAGTCATTAGGATCATTTACTGAACTTACAACGTTAAAGTCCTTATCCAATATAGCTGATGTATGAAGATAATCTCCAGCCACCCTTTGCTTAAGTAGTGAAAGAACACTGCTAGCTACATCTTCAAATCCTTTTTTATGAAGAGCCTTAACTACATCTAATCCAGTTATTCCTCTGTCCATCATTTCTCCAGCAGCTTTTAAGTCCTCAACAACGTTTCTCTCAGGCATATCTTTACTTCCATGAGCGTAAGTAGCTGCTTCTACTTCTTCATCTGTAACAGTTGGTAGGCCAAGTTCTTCAAACAGTGCTTGAATTACTTTAGCTGCCTTATTTCTAACCTTGATAACAGCTTCTTCTGTAACTGGTCTTAATCCTGCATCTATACGTAGATCCCTTTGGATTACGTTCCAGTCATCATAATCATCTGCATCCCAGTTAGATCCAGCAAACATGTTGTCATAGTTAGGTGTTGCACTATATCCTGAACATATGAAGTCAGTTCCTGGAACCATTTGCATCAGTGATCTTGCAACTCTTCTTAAATCAGAGTGAGTAAATGTTTGGTCATTACTTGAAGCACATTCAAGGTCTAGCATCATACCAATTAAGTTTTCTGCAAGTACCGCTCTGATACCACCAGGCACACCTGCAGGTACACCTATACAACTTACAGAACCATTTTGAGTTCCTTGTGAACCAGCACCTTTAGTTACATATAGGCAGCGAGCTTCTAGGTAAAGCATAGATTTACCTTCTGCATAACCCATTTGTACTTCAGACCCAGTACCTGAAGTGAATCTCATTTTTAGTCCCCTAGATGCATAGGCAGAAGCCAAAAATGCCTTAGAAAATGGAGTGTCATCCCCATCAACAAAAACCTGTTCAGTACCATATACAGAAACAGTTTCTGCATAAGATGTTAAACCTCTCATACCTAAAATAAGTTCAGTAGCTTCTTCAACTGCACATTGAGTTAGTATACCAGGTCTACCTACCTGTGCACCTACCATCAGTGATAATGCGTTAAAAGGAGCGTAACGTCCTATACCTACAGTAGTTTCTTGCTCATCAAATCCTCTTACTGCAGCTTCCGCAGCATCTGCTGCTATCTGTACAGGATTGTCTTTTAGGTTAGTAACGTGGCATTGATTAGATGGAACTCTTCTACTTCTCATCTTGTTAACTGCCATCATCATTTCAAGTACTGTTAGGTGTCCAACAACCTCAACAATTTTAGCTGGAGTCATGGCAGTTGTATATTTCACTATTTCAGCTCTAGGTACATTTATATCAACTAGCATTCTAGCAAATTCTAATGAATCCATATTTATAGCCTCTTCTGCCAAATCTAAGTTAATGGCATGGTCAGCAATAAAACTATCTAACATGTCAAACTCTTCTCTTTTTTTACCGTCCAGTTCAACTACCTTACCGTTAGCTACTTTAATACTTGGCTTAGGGTCTTTTGGACTGTTCATGGCTATTAGACCTACTTCAGACCATTCTTTAACGAAACCGTCCTTATTTACAGGTCTATCTGCTAAAACTTGAAAACGTTTTGATTTCATCTAATTTCCCTCCTTTATTAACTAATTAAGTTTATATATAAGGAACAGTCACAGGAGCGGGCTCGCCACCAAGGGTTCCCAATAATTTAACTCCTACTTCCTTAGCAGCTATTAGGGATTGTCTTACAGCACCAGAATCACCACTAATGAATAGAATAACTTCGTTTGAGTAGCTTGTTCCACCAGCGGGCGAAGCATAGCCAATTACATCAACGTTGGCAGCTTTGATAGCTGTATCAGCGATAATTACACCTATTGCTGCAGGAGCTCCTACCATAAGACCAAATGCTTTTCCTACAGGTGCACCAAAGGCTTTTTCACATGCATAACTAGCCCTTGCAGTATACTGAAGTTCTATATGACCAGCATCGTTTGCATATACGTCACCGAAGGTTCTTTCTAATTCTTTTAATGTTACTTCAACGGCTCTTCTTGCATCTGATACATCTTCAGCTCCAAAAATAATTAAACATCCGTGACCTGCTCCACCTTTTGTATCCCTTGCTAATTCTACTGAGATAATCTCTGTATTTGTTGCTTTTACAGCCTCATCAGCTGCCATTATTTGTGGGCCTGCACCAGTACGTGCACCTATAATTCCGATTGAACGATATTTCTTATCTAATTTCATTACTTCATGAAGGCTTGGATCAACATTTGCAATTACAAGACCTATAGTGTCGCCAATACCTGTACCTACAAACTCAGTCATACCACAAAACTTAGGTGTAGCTTTTGGAGCTTCAGTTTTTGGCTCCTCTACCTTTTTCATTACTTCTTCCATAATCTTTTCGATTAATTGATCTTTCATTTTATTACACCTCCATAAAATTTAAATTATTGTTTAGGTAATATTTTCTCAACATCTGTATGTGGCCTTGGGATTACGTGTACAGAAACAACTTCTCCCACTTTCTCTGCAGCAGCGGCACCTGCATCTGTAGCTGCC comes from Alkalicella caledoniensis and encodes:
- a CDS encoding propanediol/glycerol family dehydratase medium subunit: MAINEKLIREVIEEVLKGFNLEDKQVASETVTHNSSSKLEFIEKGTASAGTRNDEVVIAVAPAFNKYQTKTIVDIPHHDVLRQVIAGIEEEGLKARVVRVLRTSDVAFIAHDGAKISGSGVGIGIQSKGTTVIHQKDLLPLSNLELFPQAPLLDLDTFRAIGKNAAKYAKGESPNPVPTRNDQMARPKFQAKAALLHIKETEHVNMGSKPVEYEVKFN
- a CDS encoding propanediol/glycerol family dehydratase large subunit; this translates as MKSKRFQVLADRPVNKDGFVKEWSEVGLIAMNSPKDPKPSIKVANGKVVELDGKKREEFDMLDSFIADHAINLDLAEEAINMDSLEFARMLVDINVPRAEIVKYTTAMTPAKIVEVVGHLTVLEMMMAVNKMRSRRVPSNQCHVTNLKDNPVQIAADAAEAAVRGFDEQETTVGIGRYAPFNALSLMVGAQVGRPGILTQCAVEEATELILGMRGLTSYAETVSVYGTEQVFVDGDDTPFSKAFLASAYASRGLKMRFTSGTGSEVQMGYAEGKSMLYLEARCLYVTKGAGSQGTQNGSVSCIGVPAGVPGGIRAVLAENLIGMMLDLECASSNDQTFTHSDLRRVARSLMQMVPGTDFICSGYSATPNYDNMFAGSNWDADDYDDWNVIQRDLRIDAGLRPVTEEAVIKVRNKAAKVIQALFEELGLPTVTDEEVEAATYAHGSKDMPERNVVEDLKAAGEMMDRGITGLDVVKALHKKGFEDVASSVLSLLKQRVAGDYLHTSAILDKDFNVVSSVNDPNDYRGPQTGYVISDQRWDEIKNIANAIKPEDIR
- a CDS encoding glycerol dehydratase reactivase beta/small subunit family protein, translating into MKVGSGNKIPSVHVYCHQQVDSSLICDILFGIEEEGVPYHTDIRESSSALDLACFASEESQLGVGIGIGEEGDVILHYLKLNSDQPLFKSKISDHKTTLRALGANGARLVKGLPFKDLDKEREEQIPLEDKGHNNVSDAEIELIKNKVIEVLIALNLNKSDKREV
- a CDS encoding diol dehydratase reactivase subunit alpha codes for the protein MKLIAGIDIGNATTEVALAHVSKGKVDFLSSGIVETTGIKGTRKNIHGAFASLKKALDKCNLKIEDLDLVRINEAAPVIGDVAMETITETIITESTMIGHNPSTPGGLGLGIGITVRIKDLEKQSFNEQVIALIGKEIDFEDAANIINRAVEKGIKVQGAIVQRDDGVLINNRLKHIIPIVDEVSLLEKVPVGMKSAIEVAPPGGVVEVLANPYGVATVFELTSDETKLIVPIARALIGNRSAVVIKTPKGDVQERRIPAGQIHIIGEKRRASVDVDEGASRIMDVIKASNPIEDIKGEPGTNAGGMLERVRHVMSELTKQHPHDIKIQDMLAVDTFVPQKVKGGLAEEFSMENAVGIAAMVKADKLQMKMIADELQKEIQIDVEVGGVEADMAIRGALTTPGSNKPLAILDMGAGSTDASIVNKEGKISSIHLAGAGNMVTLLINSELGLEDFALAEDIKKYPLAKVESLFHIRHEDGTVEFYQKPLDASVFARVVILKEGNMIPIPGQQSIERIKFIRKSAKEKVFVTNALRALSMVCPTGNIRDIEFVVLVGGSALDFEIPQLVTDALSQYGVVAGRGNIRGTEGPRNAVATGLIIAAEEGCDK
- the pduB gene encoding propanediol utilization microcompartment protein PduB; this translates as MKDQLIEKIMEEVMKKVEEPKTEAPKATPKFCGMTEFVGTGIGDTIGLVIANVDPSLHEVMKLDKKYRSIGIIGARTGAGPQIMAADEAVKATNTEIISVELARDTKGGAGHGCLIIFGAEDVSDARRAVEVTLKELERTFGDVYANDAGHIELQYTARASYACEKAFGAPVGKAFGLMVGAPAAIGVIIADTAIKAANVDVIGYASPAGGTSYSNEVILFISGDSGAVRQSLIAAKEVGVKLLGTLGGEPAPVTVPYI
- the pduA gene encoding propanediol utilization microcompartment protein PduA, yielding MGDALGMIETKGLVGAIEAADAMTKAANVTLVGYEKIGSGLVTVMVRGDVGAVKAATDAGAAAAEKVGELVSIHVIPRPNADTEKILPKTL
- a CDS encoding BMC domain-containing protein, encoding MPRLALGLIETVGLAAAIEAADTALKSANVSLLGYELSKGGGMVTIKLEGDVGAVKAAVEAGCAAAEKVTSVWSRQIIPRPHDEITKIILTNETVGYSQPQLKEEVKEEKTVKETKKKDNNPKVKEQTTVAVEQLEENKVDVEEEAIEETMEDIVDEKEETKVQEEVVEVEELESTTEISTETCNLCKDPKCPREKGELRTLCIHYEELKEE
- a CDS encoding diol dehydratase small subunit, which produces MNQQLIEQIVKEVMASMGGSTTGNEQKTSVKPSGTVNAKDDYPLATKRPELLKTPTGKTLEDITLNSVLNGEIKATDVRISPETLELQAQVADSIGREAFARNLRRAAELIAVPDERILEIYNALRPYRSTKEELFEIAQELETKYNAKINAAFVKEAAVVYEGRNRLRQD